The Coccidioides posadasii str. Silveira chromosome 2, complete sequence genomic interval TAAGGCGGTAGCGTATTACATTCGAAGACAGGGGCTCAGGGGGTGGGTTGAGGAATATCATTTCTCCGTCGAAGCGTGCTGAAAATAAGGTTCGAAAGTCATCCGGGATTAAGCTTCTTTTTCCGCGCCCTTGATTGGCTACCAGCACCTGCGTAATTTAAAATACCGGGAACAGCCTAATTTACAGCCCCAAACCTGCCCCAAACCTGGTGAGCCGCTTGGCATTCCGTACTTTCAGACCGGTTGCTCACGTGACCGTTGACATCTGCGGCCCGAATCTCTGGATCATGGAACCAGATCGCGGGTGGTTAATCCGAAGGATGATTGGGTTCCTGGGCAAAAGCAAGCCATGCTTGAAAGGGGCCCAGAGTGGAGATGTGACCGGTCACAAAACTACTATCCCACTTGCGCATCACATTGTTTCCTACTCTGGTAAACAGTTGAATTTCTGCAGTAAAACTGGTGTGGATTCTCTTTCCTCCAGTAACATCCGCGCACTTATGTTGATATGTCATAAAGACCTGGAGGGCCTCTTTGGACCGATTCTTTCTTGATACACCGTACATGCTAACCATGTGGACGTGTCCGTTTCGAATATGTGATATGTTCTTTTGATTGCGATCTCTTCAGCCTCATTGCTCTTCTCTGCCTTGGAAATTTCTTACTTCGaatatttctttgttgattCGAAGTATCCGTATGTATTATACGGAGTAGGTACATGAGATATGTCCAAAATCACTGAAATTATTTTCAATCTGGTCAAACTATACAGCCAAAAAGAACACCCACCCCCCCACTCCCCAAACCACAGAAGGCATAGAGGCACCCTTGGAAAGAAAGGAGCATGAAAAATTTCATGCCACACCTTGGCATGGCAGTGCAAAAGCGGTGTCCCACACTTCTCATCGGAGGGAGTCAACAAACTCCAGAGCACCAAACGCACCGATAGTAATATCCGGGCATCTCGCTATGACTCGCGACACATCTTAACCTTAGTAAAACGTATTTATTTGCATAAGCAATCCGAAGGCTTATATAACGAAAACAAGCAAAGGGTAGCAAAACTTAGAGAGACCAAGGAAATGGAAATCGAACACAGATAGCAATGGTGCAACCGGCAGGATAAATGACAAAATGTGGAATAAGGAAAATGATTATGCTACGGGGCAAAGAATAAACTTTCAAGGAAGCATAGCGAAGAACTCGTGCCACCCAGGGTATCTTGAGGTAAAAATACAAACCAGACATTTGGACGGGGTTTGTGGTCCCCAGCCAGAACAAATAGTAACGATAGAATACGGAGGATGCAAAGAAACGCAAAGGGTGTGTTGAAGAATGAAATTGGTCTTCCATGATCACGCATTATAAAACAATAGGAGAGTAAGACGTAGATTACGAGCATTGCCTAATCGACGCCTGCACACTCGGGTCGAAGTCGACCTCAAATTAAATTCTTCGAGGTATTCGAATAAGCCAATCCAATCCGAAATATGCAATAAAGGCAGTCAATACAAccaaataaaaataaatcGATGGAGTCACCCTTTTGGAGGTTGTTGTTGATGGGTAAACATGGCGTCATGGCTCTGCGGTGATGCGGGAGGGTGAGCACGATAAGGAGCGTGGAAAGGTGGTTGAAATTGCTGTGAAGCCTCGGGAGTCGTTGCGGATGACGGGGGCCATGGGGACTGCTGAGCGGATTGATAGCCTGGAAGATTAAATGGTAGTGGTTGAAGAGTAGTCGGCAATGACACTCCCGAAGATGGAGGACCGGTTCGCGACCGGACATTGCGACGAGACGTTACCCGACCATCTGACTCTGATTCAGATGCCTGAGTAAGAATTACCGGGGCCTGCTCCGGAAATTGAGGAGAAGCAGGACGAGGAGGGATATGCACACCCGGTATCCTACTGATGTAGTCACGGAAATAATCGCGCTCACTTCGATAAAACGCGACCGCTTGCCTTAAAAATTTCATGTCCTCCTGCAGTTTTTCTAAGATGCGggctttttcattttcagtTGCCTTTTTCCTTTGGCGGAATCTCCTTGAGGCGTGGCTGTTTTTCTTCCGCTTGTCGGACGCTTTTTTTGAACCAGAATCCATGTCAATGGTCACTGGTATCAGCCCCTGAGTGCTTTCCATTGCCATCTGATGAGCTATAAATGGAGGCAGTCCCACTTGGGACAGTGGTAAAGGCTGTTGCAGCATATGCGCTGGCGACGCCTGCTGGAAGGGGCTGTAAGAAGAATGTGGAGTGCTTGGGGCAGTATCTTGTGAAGGTGGAAGAGTTGTTCGCTGTTCAGGGAGAAAGGAGGATTGAGGGTGACTATAACTGCCCGGTAAAGTTGCACCGCTTTGTGGAGGCGGAGACTGGATGAAAGGGAATTGGGTTACATCCATGGTTCCTGGGTATGAAGCAAATCTGGTTCCCAAGCTCGCAGCACGAGAAGCGGGGGATCGAGGGGTCAATATTCGTCGTTGATGGAGCCTTGGAGACACGGATCTGTCGAGTCGAAAGCGCGCGGGGTCCGTTTGGGAAAGTGGCACAACTGGAGACGGGGAGGGAGAGGGGGATGTCGAAGAAACGGGGGACTCTAGTGGGCCATTGCTGCCTTGGTGAGAGGGTGATTCGAGAGTTGGATTTGCGGGCGGATTCAGAATTGAATCCACTGCGATTGAGCGAGATCCTGCATGAACAGGAGTAGTATCACCGGCCGTGGAAGGGAATCTTTCTGGCTCATGCTGGAGCTGGCTGGAACCTTCAGTCGGCGAACTCTGATCGGGGATATCTGGCACATGCGACCGCTTCGACATAAGCTCCTGGTCTCCTCTGGAGAGCCGCGTCTCTGGGCATGGGTGGTCCTTCCCTCTCTCTGAAAGGCTATGCACCTCGAGCAGTCGAAGTtgagagagggagggagaACCTCCTGGAAGGAGATCAGCCAATGAAATTGGTTTCGAATCACAAGTCGGTATGCGCGTCTGCCGTGAACAATCAGTCAAACGACACAGCTGAGATACTCCAAGGGCAGCCACGTTGACGGATTGAAAGAATGTTGAAGTAATGGACGAAAATTTGGGTGATCCAAAGGGATATAAGATTGAGAACCAACTTTGAGTGAGGGATGGCCGCAGAGGGTGTTTCAAGGTGGAGGGATTGAATAGGATAACATGGAGGCTATGCTTCAccggaagaaaagaaatataagAGTGATCACAGTCAAGCTTCCAGTCCCAAGAACGATTCGTAAAGTATATAGGAGAACCCTGACATTGGAGTCATCCGAAAGGCCTGACAGAGCAAAACATGCTCCACGCTTCTGTCGGCCACGAGCTCCACAACAGCAAGCTAAGCGTTGGTGAAAACAGGTTAATGGAACGGGGACCCACGGATTACTTGTTGATGGGGATACTACGAGAGATGGGGGGCAGAAGTTAACTAGTGTGGGATTTGgatcagattctccatctcAGGTCACACGCTAACCGGCGAAAGTCGAGCACCCGTGAGAATGGTCGGATTCAAATGCTAGTGGATCACGGAGGGGATCAAGGGTGCCAGACTCGCAGGCCCAATTGGGCGAATCAATTTGTTGCACAGCCCGCcgcttctttttttcccttgttCCAGGCTGTTTTGCAGTAATAATAGTCCCAACTCCAGAGAATCCTGACGGAGTCGATTCGACACAGTCTCCTGAATGGTCCACTTTCAAAGTTAATACTAATAAGCTGTCGTAACGGCGATGGGATCCTGTACGGAAGAACATCGAAATCGTCGTCGGCTCGTAACTTGACTGCCGGGAATTGGACGAATCGCGACTCAGGGACTCCGAGTTAGTTAACCATCGCTAGAAGGCAACATCTCATGTTGGCGCTGACGGAACGCTGGAAAGCGGACTAAGTCACTGCCATGACCAGCATGACCTTTTGAAATCTCGCCATATTTCTCGTCAGAACGAGATTCGAGCAGGCCATATCAGAAGAAGTGGTGGCGGCTGCGACGGCCCCAAGCGCCTCCATCGTGGTGATGCCCAATAGAGCCATGCAAGGAGGTCAGTCAAATTTGCGCAATGTTAATCCGGAATATCAGTATTCATGTGCCGTAAGATTACTCTAGTTCATACTGAAAGTACCGTACAGAGCTCCGCTCAAAACACACCATGTATTACGGTATGATACATACGTCGTCATGCACAGCGACAGAACCATGGAGGAATGAAATCCGCTTGGCGCAAGATCACACCTGTGACAGCGGCCCAACAAGGTTAATCTCCAAAGGCGCCGttctctgagaatctctGGTTCCAATTTTATCCTGGTCAATATCAATCCTATTTCTGATGGCGCATAAAAGCACTGACGACTGACCCTGCAATCCTTGTCAAACGTGGGGAGG includes:
- a CDS encoding uncharacterized protein (EggNog:ENOG410PRBS~COG:S~BUSCO:5031at33183); translation: MSKRSHVPDIPDQSSPTEGSSQLQHEPERFPSTAGDTTPVHAGSRSIAVDSILNPPANPTLESPSHQGSNGPLESPVSSTSPSPSPSPVVPLSQTDPARFRLDRSVSPRLHQRRILTPRSPASRAASLGTRFASYPGTMDVTQFPFIQSPPPQSGATLPGSYSHPQSSFLPEQRTTLPPSQDTAPSTPHSSYSPFQQASPAHMLQQPLPLSQVGLPPFIAHQMAMESTQGLIPVTIDMDSGSKKASDKRKKNSHASRRFRQRKKATENEKARILEKLQEDMKFLRQAVAFYRSERDYFRDYISRIPGVHIPPRPASPQFPEQAPVILTQASESESDGRVTSRRNVRSRTGPPSSGVSLPTTLQPLPFNLPGYQSAQQSPWPPSSATTPEASQQFQPPFHAPYRAHPPASPQSHDAMFTHQQQPPKG